The Cryptococcus deuterogattii R265 chromosome 3, complete sequence genome has a segment encoding these proteins:
- a CDS encoding cytoplasmic protein (genome sequence mistake): MDLYTTSFTYPILQSNSHQSSGSPKISLSSPIPTTGPGPGSIITNVNASGTSSTANNILNNDIDPSTENAPKLPVTTAISATSTTAKPTSAVVASPPQVEKDWETVQKLALDITTREGCLVTVTRECVDGGSKSGPSEPSTTSGGTPVPATMVWNFHLSGGYQPVMAARGAILRETPQDNRVTLKVPRSEILDSPAASVSSLKADVGRRLEKIALESKAQVSVISIEVSAGGGATVLATTNGEGVRSTEVKSEAESKLTDAATDVADAKSNGEEESCVPSITTPYVTRSLGLETERMCELVITGSMESVEVAKICLLVMLDEMSGLHAESCDIDYKLHNIIAGRKRNVIQQIQEETATNIYFPTPLVGVLNSPQPGSQQGIGYRHVQMNMTSVGMQPTGPMTMQMTGAMSHGHSAPCPSLNMNPAGGGPMGLPRMNGNYHQQHNAHGRHSTPVYNPHQHVQYPYQPQPVNIDPSTTRGMPYNGPRMHYPMHQGHIPMSLNHTGFQSIPGSRIGSPMPPHAPSPHPGMNQMNIHPHHSQPSFSHPQNLHPMQNPLVSNVQMGAFNIPNNINMGMGIDPAMGQFTGPHPGLSVHGGEQGMLGKSNQIWITGEFFGVQRARDMLLNIAMQKCKLVISRDTAILPRKLDWLLTQKIEDVKTIMNDNGTYIQVPSVGSQASLITVFGDHRVNIERTIRGIMALACQFYVASVWLLPVTFDVFMPQPTLNPAQMQPILKSIAHSSGAEVVFKSNCFEMHGLEQQVKAAVMMVLEQDIVHNFHREIRFQIELANEHRDFISGKKNGKINKIMKTANVKIKFETFNDYNFLIDISGTDGDALKGLSMLQEELPAEVSFHVPESYHKRIIGVSGKNIQKIMKLHGVYVKFSNAEEFAALGGYTDNEDNVVARTPAKNAVNLESLKQAVMELVSQKDKDYTVESVTIPRRYHRTLLGKRASLSTTSRPKQTRYLDSLTKRLQVTSSPFSDPNRKCILLLRCSWIMYLSKQTSQCRLIPNSHAL; this comes from the exons ATGGACCTTTATACTACATCGTTCACTTATCCTATCCTCCAATCGAACTCCCACCAATCCAGTGGGTCACCCAAAATTTCCCTGTCCAGTCCGATACCAACAACTGGTCCGGGGCCTGgatccatcatcaccaatGTCAACGCTTCTGGGACTTCTAGTACAGCAAACAACATCCTTAATAATGATATTGATCCTTCAACGGAAAATGCCCCCAAATTGCCCGTTACTACAGCCATCTCGGCTACTTCGACCACTGCAAAACCCACTTCCGCGGTCGTTGCGAGCCCGCCACAAGTAGAGAAAGACTGGGAGACTGTGCAAAAGCTTGCTCTTGATATCACCACTCGTGAAGGATGTTTGGTGACCGTTACTCGAGAATGCGTTGATGGAGGATCAAAATCTGGTCCATCTGAACCATCAACAACGAGCGGAGGTACCCCTGTTCCTGCAACCATGGTTTGGaacttccatctctcgGGAGGCTATCAGCCCGTTATGGCTGCCCGTGGTGCTATCCTTCGTGAAACTCCGCAAGATAACCGAGTAACATTGAAAGTCCCTCGCTCGGAAATTCTTGACTCGCCAGCGGCAAGCGTTAGTTCGCTCAAAGCGGATGTGGGCAGAAGGCTGGAGAAAATTGCTTTGGAAAGCAAAGCGCAGGTGTCGGTCATTAGTATTGAAGTTTCCGCTGGCGGGGGGGCTACAGTGCTAGCGACTACCAATGGTGAAGGAGTTAGAAGTACCGAGGTGAAAAGCGAGGCCGAATCAAAGTTGACAGATGCCGCAACGGACGTAGCTGACGCAAAATCCAATGGCGAAGAGGAATCCTGCGTACCATCTATAACTACTCCATATGTTACTCGATCGCTAGGTCTGGAGACTGAGCGCATGTGCGAGCTCGTAATCACTGGTTCAATGGAGAGCGTTGAGGTCGCGAAAATCTGCTTGTTGGTGATgttggatgagatg AGTGGTCTTCATGCTGAATCATGTGACATTGACTACAAACTCCATAACATCATTGCCGGTCGCAAGCGTAACGTGATTCAGCAAATCCAAGAAGAAACAGCCACCAATATCTATTTTCCCACACCTCTTGTTGGAGTCCTTAACTCTCCCCAGCCTGGTTCCCAGCAAGGTATAGGGTATCGACATGTCCAAATGAATATGACGAGTGTCGGGATGCAGCCGACTGGCCCTATGACAATGCAAATGACGGGAGCTATGTCCCATGGCCATAGTGCGCCTTGTCCCAGTTTGAATATGAACCCGGCCGGCGGCGGGCCCATGGGCCTACCCAGAATGAATGGCAAttatcatcagcaacaCAATGCACATGGTCGCCACTCAACCCCTGTCTATAACCCCCATCAACATGTTCAGTATCCGTATCAACCACAACCCGTCAATATTGACCCCTCAACCACCCGTGGAATGCCATATAATGGCCCGCGGATGCACTACCCAATGCACCAAGGTCATATCCCGATGTCTCTTAATCATACAGGATTCCAAAGTATTCCTGGAAGCAGAATCGGATCCCCAATGCCGCCTCAcgccccttctcctcatccagGAATGAACCAAATGAATATCCACCCGCATCACTCccagccttctttctcccatccccaaaaCCTTCATCCAATGCAGAACCCTCTCGTCTCTAATGTCCAAATGGGGGCGTTTAACATTCCAAATAATATCAATATGGGAATGGGCATCGATCCTGCGATGGGTCAGTTTACCGGGCCTCACCCTGGATTGAGTGTCCATGGAGGAGAGCAAGGCATGCTGGGCAAATCGAATCAGATTTGGATCACGGGGGAGTTTTTCGGGGTCCAAAGAGCGCGCGATATGTTGTTGAACATTGCGATGCAGAAG TGCAAACTGGTAATATCGAGGGATACAGCCATTCTACCGAGAAAGCTTGACTGGCTTCTAACGCagaagattgaagatgtcaagaCTATCATGAACGATAATGGAACTTACATCCAGGTCCCCTCTGTAGGCAGTCAGGCCAGTCTTATAACCGTCTTTGGTGATCATCGAGTCAATATTGAAAGGACAATTAGAGGCATCATGGCTTTG GCCTGTCAGTTCTATGTTGCCTCCGTCTGGCTGTTGCCCGTCACCTTTGATGTCTTTATGCCCCAACCAACCCTCAATCCGGCGCAGATGCAGCCAATTCTCAAAAGCATAGCTCACTCTTCAGGTGCGGAAGTGGTGTTCAAATCAAACTGTTTTGAGATGCATGGCTTAGAGCAGCAAGTCAAGGCTGCCGTCATGATGGTATTGGAGCAGGACATCGTTCAT AATTTCCATCGAGAGATTCGGTTCCAGATCGAGCTTGCTAACGAACACCGCGACTTTATAAgtggcaagaagaacggCAAAATCAATAAGATCATGAAGACAGCAAACGTCAAAATCAAATTTGAGACGTTTAATGATTACAATTTCCTGATAGATATCTCTGGTACGGACGGCGACGCTCTCAAGGGGCTATCTATGTTGCAGGAAGAACTTCCCGCGGAAGTTTCTTTCCATGTTCCAGAAAGCTACCACAAACGCATCATTGGCGTTAGTGGAAAGAACATCCAAAAGATCATGAAGCTTCATGGGGTGTATGTCAAGTTTTCCAATGCAGAAGAGTTCGCGGCACTTGGGGGCTATACAGATAACGAGGATAACGTTGTTGCGAGAACGCCGGCAAAGAATGCCGTGAATTTGGAAAGTCTGAAACAAGCGGTCATGGAGTTGGTCAGCCAGAAG GATAAGGATTACACAGTAGAGAGTGTGACGATCCCTCGAAGATACCACAGGACTCTTCTAGGGAAAAGGGCATCTTTATCCACGACATCGAGACCAAAACAAACTCGGTATTTAGATTCCCTTACAAAGAGACTGCAAGTGACGTCGTCACCATTTTCGGACCCGAATCGCAAGTGCATATTGCTGCTGCGATGCTCCTG GATCATGTACCTTTCGAAGCAGACCTCCCAGTGCCGCCTAATCCCGAACTCTCACGCCTTATGA